A window of Microcystis aeruginosa FD4 contains these coding sequences:
- a CDS encoding DUF1269 domain-containing protein yields the protein MADLFVIAYEDEFKAEEVRLTLAKLQREHLIELEDAAVVVKNKDGEIKLKQAVNLTAAGAASGSFWGLLIGMLFLSPLLGAVLGAAGGALGGALSDIGVDDNFMRELGETMQPSTSALFVLVQKVTPDKVLDEVAPYGGKVLRTSLTKTDEAELQKVLDQRGVKPEAV from the coding sequence ATGGCTGATCTATTTGTCATCGCCTATGAGGACGAATTTAAAGCGGAAGAAGTTCGTTTAACTTTGGCTAAACTGCAACGGGAACATCTGATCGAGTTAGAAGATGCAGCCGTAGTGGTTAAAAACAAAGATGGCGAGATTAAACTCAAGCAAGCGGTCAATTTAACGGCAGCAGGAGCGGCAAGTGGCAGTTTCTGGGGATTATTAATCGGAATGCTCTTTTTATCCCCTTTATTAGGGGCTGTCCTCGGTGCTGCTGGTGGCGCTTTGGGAGGTGCTTTAAGTGATATCGGTGTGGATGACAATTTTATGCGGGAATTGGGAGAAACCATGCAGCCCAGTACCTCTGCTCTCTTTGTTCTCGTCCAAAAAGTTACCCCCGATAAGGTCCTCGATGAAGTGGCCCCCTACGGAGGTAAAGTGTTACGCACTTCTTTGACCAAAACCGACGAAGCTGAATTACAGAAAGTTCTCGACCAAAGAGGTGTTAAACCCGAAGCGGTTTAG
- a CDS encoding GNAT family N-acetyltransferase — MKSERLILRPWQLPADKESFFQIYQNYEVTYFLPRIRQLATDIESLNAHFSERLATVRNQGNGSDWWAMIDRKNNQIIGSIILQNLPDNYGYPTPDSEIGWHLRRDYWGQGYITEAAKVILEYGLITLQLPIIYAVVNPDNYRSIRVTERLGMQSMGLTNKYYDTEALLFSIEA, encoded by the coding sequence ATGAAAAGCGAGCGCCTAATTCTCCGTCCTTGGCAACTACCCGCAGACAAAGAGTCTTTTTTTCAGATCTATCAAAATTACGAAGTCACTTATTTTTTACCGAGAATTCGTCAGTTAGCCACGGATATTGAGAGTTTAAATGCCCATTTTTCCGAAAGATTAGCAACTGTTCGTAATCAGGGTAATGGCAGCGATTGGTGGGCAATGATCGATCGAAAAAATAATCAGATTATCGGTTCGATAATTTTACAGAATTTACCCGATAACTACGGTTATCCTACCCCAGATAGCGAAATTGGTTGGCATTTACGACGCGATTATTGGGGACAAGGATACATAACCGAAGCGGCTAAAGTTATTCTAGAATACGGCTTAATCACCTTACAATTGCCGATTATCTACGCGGTGGTTAATCCCGATAATTATCGCTCAATTCGTGTCACCGAAAGATTAGGAATGCAATCAATGGGATTAACGAATAAATACTACGACACTGAAGCACTTTTATTCTCGATCGAAGCTTAA